A window of SAR116 cluster alpha proteobacterium HIMB100 genomic DNA:
AAATTTTCGATCCGAAACCGCCGCCAACATCAGGGGCAACAATCTGCATTTTGGATTCAGGAATACCCAACACAAAAGCGCAAATCACAAGCCGCAACAGATGCGGGTTCTGGGTTGTTGAATACAGAACATAGCTGTCAGCAATATCATCATATTCAGCAACGGCTGCCCGTGTCTCCATAGCGTTCGGGACCAGCCTGTTATTGCGCAGGGTCGCATGCACAAGGGTATGTGCCCCTTTCAGCGCCGTATCTGTTGCCGCTTCATCACCCAATTCCCAGTCGAAATAGGTGTTGTTGGCCATCCCTTCATGGATTTCTGCACCGATGGCCGCACTGTTCAAATCAACAACCGGGGCCAGCTCTTCATAGTCAACAGAGACCAGCTCTGCCGCGCTCATCGCAATCTCCGGCGATTCAGCAACAACCATAGCGACATGGTCACCTACATATCTGACCTTATCTTTGGCCAATACCGGATGCGGCGGCTCAGACATCGCGCTGCCGTCACGGTTGGTCACTGCCCAGCCATTGATCAGCGACCCCACGCCATCAGCTTCAACATCAGCGCCTGTGTAAACTGCATGAACACCGTCCATAGCAACTGCGGCGGCGATATCGACAGATTTAATCCGTGCATGCGCCACATCAGATCGCACAAAAAAGGCGTGCAATTGGCCCGCGCGGTTAATGTCATCTGTATAGCGGCCTTTCCCGGTCAGGAACCGCTTATCTTCTTTCCGGCGCACTGATGCGCCAATGCCTTGATTTAGTGTGCCTTCTGGCATCTCAACCTCCCATTTCTTTCGCAGCTTCCTGCACAGATTTGACAATATTGTGATAGCCGGTACACCGACAGATATTACCTTCCAGACCTTCCCGGATCTGCTGTTCTGTCAGCCCCTTATTCTTTTCCACCAATTCAATGGCGCTCATCACCATGCCCGGGGTGCAATAGCCGCACTGCAGACCGTGATTTTCATGAAAGGCCTGCTGCATAGGGTGCAATTCATCCCCATTGGCAATGCCTTCAATTGTTGTTACCTCCGCACCTGCTGCCTGTGCCGCCAGCATAGTACAGGATTTCAGCGATTGGCCATTCACATGAACCACACAAGCCCCGCACTGGCTGGTATCACAGCCGACATGGGTTCCTGTCAGCCCCAATGTTTCCCTGATGAATGACACCAGCAATGTGTTATCTGGCACATCATGTTCAACGGCCTGACCATTAACGGTCATCTGCACTACAGCCATTCTGTCCTCCCAAAACGGATCGTAAAAAAATTTATTGTACCGTAAAGCGTGTGATGAAATTTGGTATTTGTAAAGGGGGGCGTTCCAATTTTTTACAGAAAAGGACGGTTTCAGAATATGTCTGCCACCATGCGGGCAAGATGAGGGTTTTCGGCCTGTTGTCTTGCCAGCCAAACATCCACCCCTCATATTATCAGGATGAGTAGTGCAGTTCTGGTGAGGAAACAATGGCTCCATTTCAATCTGTAGAGGCGTTGCATGCCGCCCTGACCAGCCATGATTATCTGGCACAGGACGGCTTGGCTGTGGCTTTGTATCTGGCTCTGGCCCGCAACCGGCCGTTATTCTTGGAAGGCGAGGCAGGTGTCGGTAAAACCCAGATTGCCAAGACGTTGGCAGCTGTTTTAGATAAGCCTCTTATCCGCCTGCAATGTTATGAAGGGCTGGATATCAGCGCGGCAGCCTATGAATGGAATTATGCACGCCAGATGGTCGATATTCAGGCCAGCGGTACAGCAGGTCCGTCAGCAACAGCCCCTTCATTGTTTACCGAAGATTATTTAATCGCACGCCCCTTGCTCCAGGCCATCCGCCCCTCATCTGGCACAGCCCCCGTTTTGCTGATTGATGAGCTTGACCGCACGGATGAAGCCTTTGAAGCTTATCTTCTTGAGCTGTTGTCAGACTGGCAGATCACAATCCCTGAACTTGGCCAGATTACTGCCGCTGAACCGCCTGTGGTGATCATTACCTCTAACCGCACACGTGAAGTTCATGATGCGCTGAAGCGGCGCTGTTTTTATCATTGGGTTGATTATCCAGATTTTGATAGCGAGCTGGCGATATTGAACAGAAAGGCTGCTGATGCCGGAAGCGATCTGAAAGCACAGCTGGTTGCCTTTGTTCAACGGTTACGCCAGCAAAATTTGTTCAAAGCCCCGGGCGTTGCTGAGACCATTGACTGGGCCCAGGCATTGGTTGAGCTGAATTGTGTGGCTCTGGATCCGCAGACCGTGGATAAAACAATGGGTATTTTGTTGAAATATCAGGATGACATTGCCCGTATTCAGGGCAGTGAAGCCGCCCGCATCTTGGCTGAGGTACAGGCTGAATTGCTCTCTTCTTCTCTGGTGGCCCGCTGATATGGCTTCAGCAGCTCTTCAGCCTGTTGATGATGTGGAGACCAGCCCCCGCCGTCTGGCTGAGAATATCATGCTGTTTGTCCGGTTGCTGCGGGCATCAGGCCTGAAGGTTGGTCCGTCGGCGATGCTGGATGCGGTGTGTTCTGTTCAACAGGTCGGGATTGAAAAAAAGCCCTATCTTTATCATAGCCTTGCCGCCAGCCTGTTATCTCGTCCAGAAGACAGGGCCCTGTTTGATCAGGCCTTTCATCTGTTCTGGCGGAATCCGAAATTCATGGAACAGATGCGTAACGTGCTGCTGCCGCAAATGAAATCAATGGGCGGCGAGGCGGATAATGAAATGATGCGGCGGCTCGAAGACGCCTTGGGTCAGTCTGCGGATAATCCACCTCCGGTGCCTGAAAAAACAGAACTGCAGATAGATGCCCGCCACACCGCCTCTGAAAAAGAAGCCCTTCAGGCGAAAGATTTTCAGATGATGTCTTCATCTGAATGGGCAGAAGCTGAACAGGCCATTGCCCGTCTTGTTCTTCAGCTGCCCTCTCGGCCCATGCGCCGATATCGCCTCCATCCCAAAGGCCAGCTGATTGACTTCAGGGCCAGCCTGCGCACAGCCCGCTGGCGTGGCGGGCTGGTTTTGCCACAATACCGGAAACAACAACGTCTTGTGCGGCCGGTTGTTGTGCTGTGCGATATTTCTGGCTCGATGGAGAGCTATTCCCGGATGATGCTGCACTTCATGCATGCGCTTACCCGTCAAAGCCCGGCCCGCGTCTCCAGTTTTTTATTTGGCACGCAACTGACCAGCATCAGCCGGTTGCTGCAAAACAGGGATGTTGATGAAAGCATTGCTGCGGTGTCTGCTGCGGTTCCGGATTGGTCAGGGGGGACCCGGATAAGCACCTCACTTGCAGAGTTTAACCGGGTCTGGTCTCGCCGTGTCCTTGGTCAGGGGGCAATTGTTCTGCTGATGACAGACGGTCTTGACCGCGATAGCAGCGCGGATTTATCGGCCCAGATGGACCGGCTGCATAAATCCTGCACAGAGCTTATCTGGCTGAATCCATTATTGCGCTATGATAAATTTGCACCAAAAAGCCAGTCTGTCCAGACTATGCTGGCGCATGTGGACAGATTCATTCCGGTTCATTCACTGGATGCGCTGTCCCAGCTGGCCAGCCTCTTGTCCGGACAGCATAATCATCTCTACAATGATGTGTCAGACTGGCAGGATCAGGCACGTCGGTTTGCGGCGCAAACAGCCTAACTTTTTAATCAGGAACGATGATGACACAGCCAGATATATCAGCAGCCCCGCTTCAGGATCAGGCCTTGATCTGCCTGGCAGCAGACTGGCAGGAACAAGGTCATCAGCTGGCCATAGCAATCGTCATCAGCACATGGGGCTCATCGCCGCGTCAGGTGGGTTCTGTGATGCTGATAAGACAAGATATGCAGCTTGCCGGTTCAGTGTCTGGCGGATGTATCGAAGGGGCCGTGATCGATGCCGCATTAGAGGCTGTTCAGTCAGGTGCCGGCCAGCGGCTTGATTTCGGGGTTGCGGATGAAACGGCTTGGGAAGTTGGCCTGTCCTGTGGTGGCTGGATTTCTGTTCTGGTGTTGCCTGTTGCAGATGGGGGGCTTCCTGTTGCCCGCTTACAGCTGCTGGCTGAACAAATCGCGCACCGCCAGTCTGCGCGCTTTACTGTTGATTTAAACCTGATGCGGCTGACTGAGGCAGCAGATGCGGGTTGTGCGCAGGAACGATCCTGGCTGGACCAGGATGCGGGCCTGTTCCATTTTATCCAGCCTGCGCCTCCCCGCCTTGTAATTGTGGGGGCGGTTCATATCACACAGCATTTAGCCGCAATGGCGGCTCAGACAGGTTTCGAAGTGATTGTGGTTGATCCGCGTGCGGTGTTTGCCAGCCAACAGCGGTTTGGATCTGATATTGACCTTCAACTGGCCTGGCCATCTGAATATCTGGCCACTCATCAGCTGGATGCGTCAACAGCTGTTGTGACGCTCACTCATGATCCAAAAATTGATGATGACGCGCTTGGTCCTGCTGTGAAGGCACCGCTGTTCTATCTGGCCTGCCTCGGCAGTCGGCGTACGCATGAAAAACGGCTTTCCCGTCTGCGTGAGGCCGGCGCAACTGACGACCAGCTCGCAAAAATAAAGGGTCCGGCTGGCCTCGACATCGGCGCAAAAACACCTGCAGAAATTGCTGTGTCGATTTTAGCTGAATTGATCGCGGCCTGGCGGGCTGGAAAAGGGGCTGTGTCTGCCCCTCAACAAACCGGTGAGTTCTGATGCGGTTCGGGCCGGTTGACATCCAGGCCTGTGAGGGGCTCATCCTGGCACATAGCCAAAAACTGGGCAGCAGGCGCATTGCCAAAGGCAGTGTGGTGACCGCAGAACTGGTTAAGGCTTTTCAACAACAAGGGGTTGCCCGGCTTGTTTGTGCCGCGCCGGAAGCGGGCGATTTATCAGAAGATGAGGTTGCCGAACGCCTCGCCGCTGCGCTGATGACAAAAGGCGTCAGCTGCAGCGAGGCAGCGACAGGCCGGGTGAATTTTAAAGTAGGGGCGACCGGCATTATCCGCTATGACCGCACCCTGATCACAGCTTTAAACAGCGTTGATGAGGCATTGACATTCAGTCTTGTTCAGCACAATCAGCTGTTGAGCGCTGGCCAGATGGCGGCCACCTTGAAAGTGATCCCTTATTTTGTGCCAGAACAGATCTGCCAGCAATTTGAACAGGTACTGGAAGGGTGTCCGGCCTTCACCTTCCATCCTTTACAATCCTGGCGGGTTTGCCTGATTCAGACCATGGATGATGTGCTGGGCGACCGTGTCTATGCGGCAACGGAAATAGTCACAGAACGACGCCTGGCTCAGCTGGGCTGCAGCCTGGCGGACCGTCGCCGCTGTGCGCATGACAGTACCAGCGTTTCTGCAGAAATAACACAAGCCCTGTCAGCTGGGGCTGACCTGATTCTGCTGTGCGGGTGCAGCGCGGTTGTTGACCGCCGCGATGTTTTGCCGGTGGCAGTCGAACAGGCAGGCGGCCAGATTAACCAGCTGGGTCTTGCGGTTGACCCGGGCAATATGTTGCTGGCAGCGCATATCGGCAGGATACCGGTAATTGGTATGCCCGGATGCGCCCGCTCGCCAAAATTAAACGGGTTTGACTGGGTGTTGCATCTGCTGCTGGCGGGCCTGCCGCTGACGCGTGAAGAACTGGCTGAAATGGCTTCAGGTGGGTTGTTGATGGAAATTGCCTCACGGCCCCTGCCGCGTGATCTGGCCACAAAGCTGCCGCCAGCGTCCCCGCATATGGGGGTTATTCTGCTGGCTGCCGGCCAGTCCCGCCGCATGGGAGAGGTGAATAAACTGACCGCAGAGATAGCGGGTAAACCTGTGGTTCGGCATGTGGCTGAGGCCGTTCTTGCCGCGGGGCTTACAGATATTGTGGTAGTTCTCGGCCATGACAGCAAGGCTGTGCAAAACTGTCTTGACGGGCTGCCTGTCCGGTTTGTGATGAATGCGGATTATCGCTCAGGTCAGGCCAGTTCGGTTGGCGCGGGTGTGGCCGCCTTGAACAGTTCGGCAACAGATGTGATGGTTGTTCTGGGGGATATGCCGCTGTTACAGCCCTCCTTTTTAAAAGCTTTACAGCACCATCATCTGGCCAACAGCCAGCATGAAAAAATGATCGGCCTTCCGGTGCATATAAAAGACGGCAAACGCCAGCTTGGGCATCCGGTTGTATGGGGCCGCCAGTTTTTCTCAGAGCTCCAACGGCTGAAAGGGGATCAGGGTGGCCGCCAAATCTGGGCTGAACATCCGGCGATGATCAGTTATATGACGGTTGATGACCCGACCGCCTTTCTGGATACCGATACAGCAGATACCCTGCATCAGGCTGAAGCCTTGCTGCTGTCAAAAAACGAGGATTAGAGCGCAACCCGCAAACGCTGTCCGGTTTCGGCACTTTGAT
This region includes:
- a CDS encoding aerobic-type carbon monoxide dehydrogenase, small subunit CoxS/CutS-like protein (PFAM: 2Fe-2S iron-sulfur cluster binding domain; [2Fe-2S] binding domain), which codes for MAVVQMTVNGQAVEHDVPDNTLLVSFIRETLGLTGTHVGCDTSQCGACVVHVNGQSLKSCTMLAAQAAGAEVTTIEGIANGDELHPMQQAFHENHGLQCGYCTPGMVMSAIELVEKNKGLTEQQIREGLEGNICRCTGYHNIVKSVQEAAKEMGG
- a CDS encoding MoxR-like ATPase (PFAM: AAA domain (dynein-related subfamily)): MAPFQSVEALHAALTSHDYLAQDGLAVALYLALARNRPLFLEGEAGVGKTQIAKTLAAVLDKPLIRLQCYEGLDISAAAYEWNYARQMVDIQASGTAGPSATAPSLFTEDYLIARPLLQAIRPSSGTAPVLLIDELDRTDEAFEAYLLELLSDWQITIPELGQITAAEPPVVIITSNRTREVHDALKRRCFYHWVDYPDFDSELAILNRKAADAGSDLKAQLVAFVQRLRQQNLFKAPGVAETIDWAQALVELNCVALDPQTVDKTMGILLKYQDDIARIQGSEAARILAEVQAELLSSSLVAR
- a CDS encoding protein containing von Willebrand factor type A (vWA) domain (PFAM: VWA domain containing CoxE-like protein): MASAALQPVDDVETSPRRLAENIMLFVRLLRASGLKVGPSAMLDAVCSVQQVGIEKKPYLYHSLAASLLSRPEDRALFDQAFHLFWRNPKFMEQMRNVLLPQMKSMGGEADNEMMRRLEDALGQSADNPPPVPEKTELQIDARHTASEKEALQAKDFQMMSSSEWAEAEQAIARLVLQLPSRPMRRYRLHPKGQLIDFRASLRTARWRGGLVLPQYRKQQRLVRPVVVLCDISGSMESYSRMMLHFMHALTRQSPARVSSFLFGTQLTSISRLLQNRDVDESIAAVSAAVPDWSGGTRISTSLAEFNRVWSRRVLGQGAIVLLMTDGLDRDSSADLSAQMDRLHKSCTELIWLNPLLRYDKFAPKSQSVQTMLAHVDRFIPVHSLDALSQLASLLSGQHNHLYNDVSDWQDQARRFAAQTA
- a CDS encoding xanthine and CO dehydrogenases maturation factor, XdhC/CoxF family (PFAM: XdhC and CoxI family), encoding MTQPDISAAPLQDQALICLAADWQEQGHQLAIAIVISTWGSSPRQVGSVMLIRQDMQLAGSVSGGCIEGAVIDAALEAVQSGAGQRLDFGVADETAWEVGLSCGGWISVLVLPVADGGLPVARLQLLAEQIAHRQSARFTVDLNLMRLTEAADAGCAQERSWLDQDAGLFHFIQPAPPRLVIVGAVHITQHLAAMAAQTGFEVIVVDPRAVFASQQRFGSDIDLQLAWPSEYLATHQLDASTAVVTLTHDPKIDDDALGPAVKAPLFYLACLGSRRTHEKRLSRLREAGATDDQLAKIKGPAGLDIGAKTPAEIAVSILAELIAAWRAGKGAVSAPQQTGEF
- a CDS encoding uncharacterized MobA-like protein (PFAM: Probable molybdopterin binding domain; Uncharacterized protein family UPF0007), which produces MRFGPVDIQACEGLILAHSQKLGSRRIAKGSVVTAELVKAFQQQGVARLVCAAPEAGDLSEDEVAERLAAALMTKGVSCSEAATGRVNFKVGATGIIRYDRTLITALNSVDEALTFSLVQHNQLLSAGQMAATLKVIPYFVPEQICQQFEQVLEGCPAFTFHPLQSWRVCLIQTMDDVLGDRVYAATEIVTERRLAQLGCSLADRRRCAHDSTSVSAEITQALSAGADLILLCGCSAVVDRRDVLPVAVEQAGGQINQLGLAVDPGNMLLAAHIGRIPVIGMPGCARSPKLNGFDWVLHLLLAGLPLTREELAEMASGGLLMEIASRPLPRDLATKLPPASPHMGVILLAAGQSRRMGEVNKLTAEIAGKPVVRHVAEAVLAAGLTDIVVVLGHDSKAVQNCLDGLPVRFVMNADYRSGQASSVGAGVAALNSSATDVMVVLGDMPLLQPSFLKALQHHHLANSQHEKMIGLPVHIKDGKRQLGHPVVWGRQFFSELQRLKGDQGGRQIWAEHPAMISYMTVDDPTAFLDTDTADTLHQAEALLLSKNED